From Drosophila santomea strain STO CAGO 1482 chromosome 2R, Prin_Dsan_1.1, whole genome shotgun sequence:
ccatgtttcgtctacggtaacgaaacggcgcaaaaattcgtttggattgcggttgaacatcgccaaacactcctttgaaatggtcacacggttgcgcttatggtcgtgtgtgagcaatcgcggcacccatcgcgcggaaagctttttcatgtccaaatattcatgtaaaatgtgatgtacccgttcagttgagatgcctacagcctcagctacctcacgcactttcattctccgatcatccaatatcattccatggattttgtcgacgatttctggcatgacgacctcttttgggcgacctgaacgttcggcatcacttgtactggtacgaccacaacggaactcagtaaaccatttcttaaccattgaaattgatggtgcagagtccccataatatttatcaagtctttccttggtttcggtgatggattttttacgcaaaaaataatgcttaattagcacacgaaattcacttttttccattttcgttaaaattcacgagatcgtctgctttcaatgcctataaaacgcaaaccaaaaaacgcagctttctcaaaattttacagtcagctgttaatcgataactgctgacaggagcagtgttgtatttagagcaggtgcgcggcaaatacaaaaagtcacggacttatcaaacgaccctcgtatatAATCGTCTGATATTGATACATTTTAAGCCGATGGTAAATAATCTGGTGTTTACCGAATTAGAAAGAATTATAATCGAAGCAAACAAAactgtgattttttttttacaccCGTTACTCgcaaagtaaaagggtatactagactATAGACCATATAgagcatatatattttttatcagAAATAATAGCCCactcgatctggccatgtccgtccaTTTGTCTgaccgtccgtatgaacgtcgagatttcAGTAGACTTCAGAGACACaggcgcagcgcaagtttgttgacccatgttgccgacaaaccgcaaaaaactgtcagtgttaaaatTTCGGTTACGATGCTTTTGTCACCAAAAACCTTCCATTTACCGTTCCGTTACCGTTTGTGTGCACAACATTAAAGGAATTCTTTTCTCGCATTTATCGGAATTGCAGCTTCTGGCGGCGTTGTTTCGCGAGAGTGAACCAACGTAGTTAGTTTGGCGGTGAACATTTTCGAAAACTTTCTGCGGCTTTTTAATTTCCAGACCAAAATTATTCATTGTTTCGAGTTAAACTTTATCCACCCTGCGactgtgctgctgctgatctTCTAATTCCAAACAAACATTTTCTGATTCCTGAATTGTCTGCTTCTATTGGTTGACGACGGAGCATTACCTCCGTTTTCCGGTGGAACACAGCGAGAGTACAATTCGGCTTAGGTCTATAACTTTTACAATTCCTATCATGTATAAAAGCTGTGTCACAGCCACttcaaaaatatgtaaacCATTTTGTTCGATCACTCAATTAGTTAAAGTTTGTAAGTTTCTTTAGCTTGTTGATGTAAGCTTGTTAatcaataatataataatgcCTTTACGCTGCGGAAAAATCATCATGTCGCCTgcacaaaaaatatcaatttctTAATTTCCAAATTTCACCACGGcttgtgggcattagagtggcCGTAGCCTAAATGTTTTGATAAACCCAAAGAAATGggcaagacaaataataaaacaaaacaagagagaacgctatagtcgagttccccgactatctgatacccgttactcagctagtggaagggagaaggagagtcttaaacacagtttttggcggtttgtaggcgtaatagtgggcgtggcagaaagttttttggcaaatcgatagaaatttacaagaccaacacaaaacatttttcaaaagtgtgggcgtaccagctttgggcggtttgtgggcgttagagtgggcgtggcaaaaagttttttggtaaatcgatagaaaataagaagactaatacaaaaatgaaaaaatatcaaaaaaattttcaaaagtgtgggcgtggcagttttgggcggtttgtgggcgttagagtgggcgtggcaacatgaatcgccaaacttgcgctgcgtctatgtctctggagtccgcaagcttaatctcaactttctagcttttgtagttcctgagatctcagcgttcatacggacggacagacagacggacggccggacagacggacattgtcatatcgactcggctattgatcctgatcaagaatatatatactttatatggtcggaaacgcttccttctgcctgttacatacttttcaacgaatctagtatagccttttactctacgagtaacgggtataaaaaataaaacttttttcaaatgtgtgtgCATTGCAACTTTTATCGCTTTGTGAGAATTAGAGTGGCGTGGCCAAACTGTTTTTCATATCCCGTAGGAATTTGTTAAGATAAATACTAAAacgaaaaaatcaaaacattttctttaaagTGTGGACTTAGCTTAGTATTGTGGTGTTTATGGccgttacagtgggcgtggccaaaatgtttttttgtataCCGCTATAAATTGGCAAgaataataaaacgaaaataaataaaatatttgtctAATATGTGGGCTTGTCAGTATTaggcggtttatgggcgtgAGAATATCaggaaataattttttattgaaacaATGTATCCCAGTGGCGGGGCTGCCACCTGTCGCCATCGGGGATTGGCGTTGTGTTGTTATTcgtagaaaagcgaacagtctGGTATCTGGTAACGCGCTCgccctgctgggtgttgttgctgttcgcagaaaAACACAGGGTGAGCTTGGTACTATATGGGTGCCCCCGTTTTTTTCTCCCATGTAGTGAGGAGGGGGGGTGGGGCGTTGGGGCAAGTGGAAGTTGCCGAAAGTTGTTGTAATAGGCATTTTTTATGtggaagaatactttctaaGAGTTAGAAAAGCATTTCAGAGAGGAAGTTTTTGTATGGCCATGCTCTCGTCACGGGTGGGGTTTGAACCCACGACCCCGTGGTTAGGaggtagttgcgctatccGCTACACCACGAGGCCCCACATgggataagccgcatctggccaatTACCAGATGGGTCGAAAAACTTACAACGATTACTGAAACTAATACGAGAAATTtagctctcgtagaagccctaagttcccgagaggaattgaaggaattaaaaaaaaaaacaatgtaTAAACGGTCTTTATAAAAAAAGATGTACCCAAAGTCTAATAAGGTGTATTTTCTTTTCGCAGATCCTAtacaaaatttcaaaatgCAACTCAATGCCTTGTGTATGCTTGTGGTAAGTCATCTCCTGCATCCCTTACGTTATTTAGGCCAACCAATTGCTTTTTCTTATTGTGTAACAGGTTGTCTTGGCAATAGCTGTAAAAGCCCACATTCGCATTGATGAACTGGGGGTCCATTTGGAATCCAATTATAAGCGTGCATTTATTCGTTCTGCGGTGGAGAGCATACCTTTGGATAACAACACAAAACTCCTAGTCCGTAACAGTGCAAAACCTGAGTTTGGGAACGCTTTTCTACCACTGCGGAATGCTGTGGAGAGTATTCCAACGCCATATCAGAGCAACACTTCTAAGCTAAGAAAGAACTCTGATATACGTTCTTTTGTACGTGATGCTGTAGAGTCATTGCCAAATGATGAAGATGGGCTGGAACACATGGGATTTTCcacaaaatattataatagtGCTAGCGAGGATGTTGAAGGTGTAGAcccgaaaagcaaaaagtcAACACAACATGTAAATTTAAATCCTTGGACCATTTCCAATAAGTACGCTGCTTTTATTGCCCCCGGAAACTCAGACGACTTTTATCCGATGTCATACCGAGCCGGCTCACCGCATCAGGAGTTGCTTAATATTATGAACATCAAACCGGTTAAGCAACCCGATAAACTTGATCGGTACGCAGAGCGGCAGTCTTACGGTGTATTAGGATACAGTAACCTGCCATATCAGCAGTCCTATGGGGCTTTGGGATTGGTAAACAGGAATGACTTCAAAGTGACTACAAAAGTTCTCTGTTACATGTCGAACTGGGCATTTTACCGAAGTGGTGAAGCTCATTTTGTGCCTGAGCAGATTGACCCTAATCTCTGCTCTGTTATTATCTATTCGTTCGCCTCCCTAGATACCGACCACCTTACCATTCGAGAATTTGATTCATGGGTGGACTTGGATAACCAATACTACCGTCGGGTGACATCGCTGGGAGTTCCTGTATTAATCGCCTTGGGTGGATGGACGGATTCTAGCGGTTCCAAGTACTCACGCTTAGTTAGTGACAACCTTAGGCGACGGGTTTTTGTATCAAGTGTGAGCAGCTTTTTATTACGTCATGGATTCAGCGGGCTGCACCTAGACTGGAACTACCCGAAGTGCTGGCAGAGCGATTGCTCAAGGGGACCGGCGACTGACAGGCCAAATCTAACCAAGCTTCTTCGTGAACTGCGCACCGAGTTTCATAGTGTAAATCCAAAGTTTCAGTTGGGAGTGGCCATCTCTGGCTACAAGGAGATTATAATGGAGGCCTATGATTTTCCCGCTTTGTCAGACATTGTAGACTATATGACAGTAATGACCTATGACTACCACGGAGCCTGGGAAAAGAAAACGGGTCATGTGAGTCCACTTTACGGCTTATCATCGGATACGTATCCGCAGTACAATACGAACTATACCATGCAGTTACTCCTAAAAATGGGCgccaaaagggaaaaactTGTATTGAGCATTCCGTTTTACGGCCAAAGTTTCACATTGGCACACGCGCAGCAAATTCTTGCAGGCCCAGGAGTGGCAGCCACTGGACCTGGAGAGGCCGGTGAATTGACAAAGCAGCCAGGAATGCTAGCTTACTACGAGATTTGTGAGCGCCTAACAAAGTTCAAGTGGAAGAGTGATCGGGATTTAAACCTGACATTCGGTCCATTTGCTATGCTAAACGACCAATGGGTGGGATATGATGACGCAACCAGTGTCCAAGCGAAGGCTCGATATGCAGCTAACAATAACTTTGCCGGAGTGGCAGCCTGGACCGTTGACCTTGATGACTTCCGAAACCTATGTTGCAGTGAATCTTATCCTTTACTTAGGGCCATTAACAGAGAATTGGGTCGCTTAGACTCGAACCCGCCCACTCATCCAAACTGTGAACGTCCTACATTATCGGTCCCTCCGATACCGCCCCAAATGACAACAATTAGTAGCGAGGATTCTGGAGGATTGGTACAGAATCACGATCATACAACATCCTTGCCGAGCTGGGAGGACAGCAGTAGCCTCATGTTCAGTACTACAAAAAATCCGAATCCTGTAAGCACCACTGCCACAAGTACCGTTCATTGGTGGAGTTCATCTACAGAACGTCCACGCGAACCGACTATGACTACGGCAAGACCCACTCATACCACAATCCCCGTTCCAGCAGTGATTTACCCAGTGGCACAGGCGTCGAATTGCAAAAGCGGCGAGTTCTACGCTGACTCAAAAAATTGTAACGCTTACTATCACTGTATTATTGCGGGAGAGTTACGGCAACAGTTTTGTCCAGGCGGTCTTCACTGGAACAACGAGGCAAAAGGATGTGACTGGCCGTCATCCGCCCAATGTTCACTTAAGCTCGATCAACACCTAAGCACTTCTTATCCAAAACCGACTCAAACGTCTAAAAAGCCGGAGACGACTTTGAAGCCTAATAAGAAACCGTTAGCGACTTCCGTGCATCATCCCGTCAGTAACACCTCAAGCGGACCACAATATTTGCGTCCAACTTTATTGGAGTGCAATGAAGGGGAGTACTACCCCCACAGAAACTGCAGGAAATATTACATCTGCGTTAATAAAGCACTAGTACCCAGTGAATGTGGCGGAGACTTGCATTGGGACGGCATCAAAAAGCTTTGTGACTGGCCTGAGAACGTGCAATGCGTTACaagccaaaaatatttaaaaataatccaaTCGAGTAGTGCCAACGAAGAGGACCCGTGCAATGGCGAAAAGCGAGTACCATATCCGGGAAACTGTTCGAAATATCTCTTCTGCCTATGGAATCGCCTACAGGCTAATGATTGTCCACCTGGGCTGCACTATAATGAAGTAATTGGGAACTGCGACTGGCCTGCAGCTGCAAAATGCAATCCGAAAGGAGAGGAGAGCAGCGGAGAGGCAGAGATGAACGATATCTCAAAGCCTCCCAATTTTACGCATCCAACGAACCCGACAGAAAACCCCGTCGCTAAACCTCTTGATAGTTATTACAAAGTTATTTGCTACTTTACGAATTGGGCGTGGTACCGCAAAGGAATAGGTCGTTTTACTCCCGACGACATACACACGGATCTGTGCACTCACATAATTTATGGGTTTGCAGTGTTAGACCATTCCGAACTTATACTACGAACACATGATTCTTGGGCCGACGTTGAAAACAAGTTTTATACGAGGGTTAGCAGCCTCAAAAGCAAGGGCATCAAGGTGAGCTTAGCACTTGGGGGATGGAACGATTCGCAAGGTGATAAGTACAGTCGCCTAGTTCGAAGTCCAGTGGCCCGAGCCCGTTTTGTGCGCCACGCCCTCGAGTTCATTGAAAAATACGGCTTCGAGGGCCTTGATTTAGACTGGGAGTACCCCGTCTGCTGGCAAACGGAGTGCAACAAGGGGTCTACCGAGGAAAAGGAGGGTTTTACCGCTTGGGTACAAGAGCTGTCTGTAGCGTTTCGCCCTCGAGGACTATTGTTGTCGACTGCTGTATCACCTAGCAGGAAAATCATTGATGCCGGATACGACATTCCCCAGCTTTCTCGCTATTTTGATTGGATCGCTGTCATGACATATGATTTCCATGGGCATTGGGATAAAAAAACAGGGCATGTGGCACCTCTGTATCATCATCCCGATGATGACTTTGAACATTTTAACGTGGTAAGCACTGGAACTTTAAagtaaatacttttttaattcCTTGTTTGGCAGAACTCTTCCATAAACTATTGGATAGAAAAAGGAGCTCCTTCACGAAAGTTAGTAATGGGTATTCCGCTATACGGCCAGTCATTTACTCTAGAAAATAACAACAGCTGTGGCATAAATGCCAAAGCCCCAGGACCAGGTGTAGCCGGCGAATTCACCAGAGCAGCTGGATTTCTTGCTTACTATGAGGTAACccaatttttaaaacatttaccttaattcaaataataagaaaacaagaaaaaagcTATGGTCGTTTTTTCAACTATCAGATATTCGTTAAATATCTAGTAGGAATTCCAAACTTTATTGGCTAGTTTtatgcaaaatacaaaaagatgtatacttaatcttttcttaaattttgAACGTGACAGCTTTGTGGAGCCTGTGGCAGTTACATTATGATTACCGACCGTTTATCGGACGGACAgatagacggacggacagactgaAATGGCCACACCACTGATACTgatcaaaattatatatactttatttcaAAAGGGGAAGTGGACGTGGGTAACGTTTTGAAACAAACTTACACAGCGCAGACGTCGCTAGCAGAGGTCTGCATGAAAACAGTCAAAGCAGCATTTGGTACTCTTACTCAAAGTTTtgactgactgagtgagaCATTAAGTAAAACGGATTTGGCAAATGTGGTAAAGGCATGAGTAAAAAATTTTGGCGAAGCAATGCACAAATGAGTACTCGCGACAGAGTACTCGGAATAACCGAGACGGCTAACTGTGCGCCGCATGGGCGACGTCaaatttattggttttttgtttttgtcttgctttttaatacaagacatagaaaaatagaaagaTATGGATTTATCAATTACTGAATGCAGaaacataattttgtttatagtatcagaattgttaaattaattaaatttctagcATCTGAAAATGTTCTAGTATTAATGTGTTAATACACGtaacatacacggtatcacaatggaaatctaatggtctaagtgcgtcggataaacctaacctaacctaacctaatgtgttattctatttacacatatattacatatgtatctaCCTATATTATGTTGTACTTTTAAGTAAACTCGTACTACAAACCTCTAGTAGGAAACgatattgtaaatttctatcggtcTGCagaacaactttttgccacacccacccTCACGCCCACACACTGCtcaaaactgtcacgcccacacttttgaaaaatgttttaatattttttcacatttttgtcagtcttgtaaattttttctctatttgccaaaaatgtatttgccacgcatactctaacgcccgcaaaccgccaaaaacggtcatgtgttgaaatttcttttcgcacttccactagtaacgggtatcatatagtcggggaactcgacaatagctttctctcttgtttttcttttaacttCTATTGATAGGCAAATAAATCGTATAactattttactttatttaggCAATATCTATTGATATTTTTAcggtatttttaaagtttattattGCTAAGCCTAAGATGGATACAATAGCTGCGGTTTTCTGGAGCAGGCTTCTTTTGAATCCTATGGGTAGAATactaaaaacaatttttttttgtcatttgaatatttaaatgacAATTTGTTCTGAATGctaattgttaattgttaattgtgTATAGTTAGAATTTCAAGATATTCTTTTTACTGCTTTATATTAGATCTGCGAACGAGTTAATCGTCTAGGCTGGCAGGTGGTGCATGATGAATTTGGCCGCATAGGGCCTTATGCTTACAAGGGAACTCAGTGGGTTTCCTACGATAGCCCAGATATGGTCCGGAAAAAAGCACTCCTGGCAAGATCATTGAACCTGGGCGGGGGAATGGTGTGGGCCCTCGATCTGGATGACTTTCGTAATCGGTGTGGAAACGGCGTGCATCCTTTGCTAAGTGAAATCCACAAAGTGCTTAAGGATCCGCCTAGTTTATGGGAAATACCGCGTAAGTTAAATAGTAAACTTTTTCAGTGTCAGTATCACTAAATTCCTATAGATGACATAGTTCCTATCGAATCGACTTCTATAGAGTACCCAGGCATTGAAGGAGAGGACCTTGAGTCTGAAGGAGAGAATCTCGAAGTGCAGTCTATTGAAGCGGTGATGCAGACCAGCAATGAAAAAGAACATGAACTCTTAGAGCCTCTACCAGAAGATATAGTCGACCCAAACAACCAAATTGAGGTGGAAAACATAGAAGCTACTGATTTGCCCACGAAATTTAAGATCGTTTGCTACTTTACCAACTGGGCTTGGTACCGGCAAAGTGGTGGTAAATTCCTGCCGGAAGATATTGATGCAGATTTGTGCACCCACATAATTTATGGCTTTGCCGTGTTGAGTCAGGAAAAACTGACGATTCAGCCTCATGACTCTTGGGCGGACCTAGACAACAAGTTTTATGAGCGGATTGTGGCTTATCGAAAAAAGGGCGCTAAGGTAACTGTGGCAATTGGTGGTTGGAATGATTCTGCAGGCAATAAGTACTCCCGACTTGTAAAGAATCCAGAGGCAAGATCTCGGTTCATTCGCAATGTCCTGAATTTTATAGAAGAATATAATTTCGACGGCCTGGACCTGGATTGGGAGTATCCCGTTTGCTGGCAAGTGGATTGCACAAAAGGGACGGCAGACGAGAAGAATGGATTCACAGCTTTGGTGCGGGAACTTTTTTATGCCTTCCAGCCCAAGGGATTAATTCTGTCGGCTGCCGTGTCCCCTAACAAGAAAGTCATCGATGCTGGATACGACGTTGAGGAGCTTTCTCATTACTTTTCTTGGATATCTGTGATGGCCTATGATTACCACGGTCAGTGGGATAAGAAGACTGGTCATGTAGCTCCAATGTATGCCCACCCTGACGGAACAGTGAATTTTAATGCCAATTTTTCGATGAACTACTGGATATCAAAGGGAGCTGAGCGGCGAAAATTAGTAATGGGAATGCCTCTTTACGGCCAGTCATTCTCTCTGGCTGAGACTACTAACCACCAATTAAATGCTCCAACCTATGGCGGTGGTGAAGCTGGAGAGGCAACAAGAGCCAGAGGATTTTTGGCATTCTatgaaatatgtttaaaaattcGACATCATAGGTGGAACGTTGTTAAGGATAACAAGGGTCGTATGGGACCCTTCGCATATCATGGGGATCAGTGGGTTTCATTCGATGATGTACCCATGATCCGGCATAAAAGCGAGTACATCAAGGCGATGGGTCTAGGCGGAGCTATGATATGGGCCCTAGACTTGGACGACTTCAAAAATGTCTGCGGATGCGAGTCATATCCCTTGCTTAAAGCTATTAATCGCGTTCTCAGAGGTTTTGGGGGTCTTCAACCAAAGTGTTGGCTTGAACAACGCAAAAGCACAAAAAGTAAGAAACTTCTAACAGTATTCTACAAAACAAGACTAATACCGTACCATTTCCGCAGAGCCAAACATCAATCCGCCCTTCAGGCCCACCATAAATGCGCCACCTAGACCTAGTCTCGATTCTGTCAAACAAAATTCTGCCTTAAATCTTATGTCCATCAaatgcaacaacaaatacTATTTGCCGCACGAACACGATTGCACTAAGTACTATATATGCGAGCATGGAACGCACGTTGAGCGTAGGTATGTATTTCGACTCTACATTGTTAAGAAGAAGATTGTATGTAATATTTAGAaaaaagcgtttccgactagCTGAGTTCGTCTCGAGAGTTAGGAGTTAGAGATAAAtgcatgcagactccagagacgcagcgcaaatttcttgacccatgttgccacgttcactctaacgcccaaaaaccgctcaaaactgcTACACCCACACATTTGGAAAATGCTTTGATATTTCTTCAGTTGTGTATTTGTCTTGTAcatttctaccgatttgcccAACAACTTGCCCTtgctaacgcccacaagccgcccaaaactgtcacgccaacaattttaaaacatttttattttttttttcatttacttcttttttttatttatttcatttttattcatatttctataaatatgCCAGAAAAATTTCTTGCTAATTTCTAACTAacaggtatctgatagtcgggaaatttgactacagcgttctctctctATATTGACTAACTAACTAGTTGTGTATTCTTGTTTTCTGTTgcacttttatattattttccaagTTTTCGCGGTCATGCATTTTTCGTCTTTGttcgttttggccaaattagTATGGATCTATGTTTGGGAGtacatataattaaataatcgcaatactcatatgtaaaaaaaatataattttatcttactgaatgattacaatatttttagttgagaagaacaccgaccgattataattaggtctcaaactgaactctgataattactctgatttgattgacgttcaagcctcggtttcgagcttttctaatatggactttagactttagggttctgatcaaatgatgagagaaa
This genomic window contains:
- the LOC120445602 gene encoding probable chitinase 10 isoform X4, with amino-acid sequence MQLNALCMLVVVLAIAVKAHIRIDELGVHLESNYKRAFIRSAVESIPLDNNTKLLVRNSAKPEFGNAFLPLRNAVESIPTPYQSNTSKLRKNSDIRSFVRDAVESLPNDEDGLEHMGFSTKYYNSASEDVEGVDPKSKKSTQHVNLNPWTISNKYAAFIAPGNSDDFYPMSYRAGSPHQELLNIMNIKPVKQPDKLDRYAERQSYGVLGYSNLPYQQSYGALGLVNRNDFKVTTKVLCYMSNWAFYRSGEAHFVPEQIDPNLCSVIIYSFASLDTDHLTIREFDSWVDLDNQYYRRVTSLGVPVLIALGGWTDSSGSKYSRLVSDNLRRRVFVSSVSSFLLRHGFSGLHLDWNYPKCWQSDCSRGPATDRPNLTKLLRELRTEFHSVNPKFQLGVAISGYKEIIMEAYDFPALSDIVDYMTVMTYDYHGAWEKKTGHVSPLYGLSSDTYPQYNTNYTMQLLLKMGAKREKLVLSIPFYGQSFTLAHAQQILAGPGVAATGPGEAGELTKQPGMLAYYEICERLTKFKWKSDRDLNLTFGPFAMLNDQWVGYDDATSVQAKARYAANNNFAGVAAWTVDLDDFRNLCCSESYPLLRAINRELGRLDSNPPTHPNCERPTLSVPPIPPQMTTISSEDSGGLVQNHDHTTSLPSWEDSSSLMFSTTKNPNPVSTTATSTVHWWSSSTERPREPTMTTARPTHTTIPVPAVIYPVAQASNCKSGEFYADSKNCNAYYHCIIAGELRQQFCPGGLHWNNEAKGCDWPSSAQCSLKLDQHLSTSYPKPTQTSKKPETTLKPNKKPLATSVHHPVSNTSSGPQYLRPTLLECNEGEYYPHRNCRKYYICVNKALVPSECGGDLHWDGIKKLCDWPENVQCVTSQKYLKIIQSSSANEEDPCNGEKRVPYPGNCSKYLFCLWNRLQANDCPPGLHYNEVIGNCDWPAAAKCNPKGEESSGEAEMNDISKPPNFTHPTNPTENPVAKPLDSYYKVICYFTNWAWYRKGIGRFTPDDIHTDLCTHIIYGFAVLDHSELILRTHDSWADVENKFYTRVSSLKSKGIKVSLALGGWNDSQGDKYSRLVRSPVARARFVRHALEFIEKYGFEGLDLDWEYPVCWQTECNKGSTEEKEGFTAWVQELSVAFRPRGLLLSTAVSPSRKIIDAGYDIPQLSRYFDWIAVMTYDFHGHWDKKTGHVAPLYHHPDDDFEHFNVNSSINYWIEKGAPSRKLVMGIPLYGQSFTLENNNSCGINAKAPGPGVAGEFTRAAGFLAYYEIFQIRRLHVVLKGIQPDGNLSEITES
- the LOC120445602 gene encoding probable chitinase 10 isoform X5; the encoded protein is MQLNALCMLVVVLAIAVKAHIRIDELGVHLESNYKRAFIRSAVESIPLDNNTKLLVRNSAKPEFGNAFLPLRNAVESIPTPYQSNTSKLRKNSDIRSFVRDAVESLPNDEDGLEHMGFSTKYYNSASEDVEGVDPKSKKSTQHVNLNPWTISNKYAAFIAPGNSDDFYPMSYRAGSPHQELLNIMNIKPVKQPDKLDRYAERQSYGVLGYSNLPYQQSYGALGLVNRNDFKVTTKVLCYMSNWAFYRSGEAHFVPEQIDPNLCSVIIYSFASLDTDHLTIREFDSWVDLDNQYYRRVTSLGVPVLIALGGWTDSSGSKYSRLVSDNLRRRVFVSSVSSFLLRHGFSGLHLDWNYPKCWQSDCSRGPATDRPNLTKLLRELRTEFHSVNPKFQLGVAISGYKEIIMEAYDFPALSDIVDYMTVMTYDYHGAWEKKTGHVSPLYGLSSDTYPQYNTNYTMQLLLKMGAKREKLVLSIPFYGQSFTLAHAQQILAGPGVAATGPGEAGELTKQPGMLAYYEICERLTKFKWKSDRDLNLTFGPFAMLNDQWVGYDDATSVQAKARYAANNNFAGVAAWTVDLDDFRNLCCSESYPLLRAINRELGRLDSNPPTHPNCERPTLSVPPIPPQMTTISSEDSGGLVQNHDHTTSLPSWEDSSSLMFSTTKNPNPVSTTATSTVHWWSSSTERPREPTMTTARPTHTTIPVPAVIYPVAQASNCKSGEFYADSKNCNAYYHCIIAGELRQQFCPGGLHWNNEAKGCDWPSSAQCSLKLDQHLSTSYPKPTQTSKKPETTLKPNKKPLATSVHHPVSNTSSGPQYLRPTLLECNEGEYYPHRNCRKYYICVNKALVPSECGGDLHWDGIKKLCDWPENVQCVTSQKYLKIIQSSSANEEDPCNGEKRVPYPGNCSKYLFCLWNRLQANDCPPGLHYNEVIGNCDWPAAAKCNPKGEESSGEAEMNDISKPPNFTHPTNPTENPVAKPLDSYYKVICYFTNWAWYRKGIGRFTPDDIHTDLCTHIIYGFAVLDHSELILRTHDSWADVENKFYTRVSSLKSKGIKVSLALGGWNDSQGDKYSRLVRSPVARARFVRHALEFIEKYGFEGLDLDWEYPVCWQTECNKGSTEEKEGFTAWVQELSVAFRPRGLLLSTAVSPSRKIIDAGYDIPQLSRYFDWIAVMTYDFHGHWDKKTGHVAPLYHHPDDDFEHFNVNSSINYWIEKGAPSRKLVMGIPLYGQSFTLENNNSCGINAKAPGPGVAGEFTRAAGFLAYYELPSGTSME